One Paenisporosarcina sp. FSL H8-0542 genomic region harbors:
- a CDS encoding NADPH-dependent FMN reductase — protein sequence MKTFALIAGSLRKESLNRKLLAYLQEMYKVDIKMEFIEINEFPLFNEDIEAKVPEQVKKAIQLIQESDGVLIATPEYNHSVPGALKNALDWLSRKEKVFVKKPVLIMGCSGGPVGTSRAQNHLRLILNSPGHQALTLPGNEILIGQAPTKFNDKGTLTDEKTVIFINGVLKKFITWIDATKEWQKEEI from the coding sequence ATGAAAACATTCGCCTTGATCGCTGGAAGTTTGCGGAAAGAATCATTAAATCGAAAGTTACTTGCCTACTTACAAGAAATGTACAAAGTGGACATAAAAATGGAGTTTATTGAAATCAATGAGTTTCCATTGTTTAATGAAGATATCGAAGCTAAGGTTCCAGAACAGGTGAAAAAAGCCATCCAACTGATACAAGAATCTGACGGTGTGCTGATTGCGACGCCTGAATATAACCATTCAGTGCCTGGAGCATTGAAGAATGCATTGGATTGGCTTTCAAGAAAAGAAAAAGTTTTTGTAAAGAAACCAGTTCTGATCATGGGTTGTTCAGGAGGACCAGTAGGAACATCACGTGCTCAAAATCATTTACGATTAATATTAAATTCACCAGGACATCAAGCGTTAACACTACCTGGAAATGAAATTTTGATTGGACAAGCACCAACGAAATTTAATGATAAAGGAACACTAACTGATGAAAAGACCGTAATATTCATTAATGGAGTCTTGAAGAAATTCATTACATGGATCGATGCTACAAAAGAGTGGCAGAAAGAGGAGATATAA
- a CDS encoding 5'-3' exonuclease — translation MQSNQRPHILLVDGMALLFRSFFATSVFGQYFRNEQGVPTNGVQGFARHVMSAKQIMQPTHMAICWDMGMHTFRNDLFDGYKSNRPAPPEEMLPQFDMAKNLSEMLGWKNFGEVGMEADDLIGSMACKWQNEADITIVSGDKDLLQLLNPTTKIAFTKKGYNIYDEYTYERFVEEYQIEPSVFADVKAFMGDSSDGYPGVKGIGPKSALQLIQSYGSVEGVIEALPELKPGQQKKIQENLDMLRLSKRLATIHCEMDLPIELDQLIVPSYSQQLLTQVEEAGYGITSRYARTLYSI, via the coding sequence ATGCAATCCAATCAGAGACCCCACATTTTATTAGTCGACGGAATGGCACTTTTATTCCGTTCGTTTTTTGCAACTTCAGTCTTTGGACAATACTTTAGAAATGAACAAGGCGTCCCAACTAATGGTGTACAAGGGTTTGCCCGTCATGTGATGAGCGCAAAACAAATTATGCAACCGACTCATATGGCCATTTGTTGGGATATGGGTATGCACACTTTCCGCAATGATTTGTTTGATGGATACAAATCCAACCGTCCTGCTCCGCCTGAAGAAATGCTGCCTCAATTTGATATGGCTAAGAATCTTTCTGAAATGCTTGGCTGGAAAAACTTTGGGGAAGTTGGGATGGAAGCGGATGATTTAATTGGCTCTATGGCATGCAAGTGGCAAAATGAAGCAGATATCACCATCGTAAGTGGAGATAAAGATTTATTGCAATTACTCAATCCCACAACTAAAATCGCTTTTACGAAAAAAGGGTATAACATCTATGACGAATATACATACGAACGTTTTGTAGAAGAGTATCAAATTGAGCCTTCGGTTTTTGCCGATGTGAAAGCATTTATGGGAGATTCGAGTGACGGGTACCCGGGAGTTAAAGGAATAGGACCGAAAAGTGCACTTCAACTCATTCAAAGCTATGGTTCTGTTGAAGGAGTCATTGAGGCGTTACCGGAGTTAAAGCCGGGTCAACAAAAGAAGATTCAGGAAAACCTGGACATGTTACGATTATCAAAAAGACTTGCTACGATCCATTGTGAAATGGATTTGCCGATTGAACTTGATCAATTGATTGTGCCTTCATACAGTCAGCAATTATTAACTCAGGTAGAGGAAGCTGGATACGGCATTACGAGTCGGTATGCTCGAACTTTATATTCGATTTAA
- a CDS encoding C39 family peptidase: MRIQLELQGLSQFDRSIKIQYQKSACGPVTALTILRYLMPNSCPYDANRLYRLLGGTRIGLFTWHLKRNLRKLLGPNWDIDTCSMEEAKKELRAGRPVACKFDRYFSFHWFSSYDFSYHWVPLIGFEEKENDLTLIIHDNGGRNRPSRIRQISYEKNKGILTFVKISPNTKKFELLTMLV, translated from the coding sequence ATGCGTATTCAATTAGAATTACAAGGTCTATCGCAATTTGATAGATCAATCAAAATACAGTATCAGAAATCTGCATGTGGACCTGTTACTGCCCTGACCATTTTGCGTTACTTGATGCCGAATTCATGTCCTTATGATGCGAATCGATTATACCGTTTACTTGGAGGTACTCGAATTGGTTTATTTACATGGCATTTAAAACGTAATTTACGGAAACTTCTCGGCCCTAATTGGGATATTGATACCTGTTCGATGGAAGAAGCAAAAAAAGAATTACGAGCCGGTCGACCAGTGGCATGTAAATTTGATCGGTACTTTTCATTTCACTGGTTCAGCTCTTATGATTTTTCCTATCATTGGGTCCCGCTCATCGGGTTTGAAGAAAAAGAAAACGACTTGACGCTGATCATCCACGATAATGGTGGAAGAAATCGCCCAAGCCGAATTCGCCAAATTTCATATGAAAAGAACAAAGGAATTTTAACGTTCGTAAAAATATCCCCAAATACTAAGAAGTTTGAATTACTGACAATGCTCGTTTAA
- a CDS encoding catalase has translation MKKLTTNQGVPIGDNQNSRTAGERGPTLLEDYQLIEKLAHFDRERVPERVVHARGAAAHGTFVVKNSMKKYTRAAFLQNEGQETPVFTRFSTVIHGLHSPETARDPRGFSVKFYTEEGNYDFVGNNLPVFFIRDAIKFPDVIHSLKPDPRTNLQDASRLFDFMGLSPETTNMLIHLFTDEGIPQDYRHIRGSSVHSFKWISEDGKTTYIKLRWVPKQGIKNMTIEEAAEQQGKDFSHATRDLYEAIERGDYPEWDLYVQTLKPEDMDNFDFDPLDATKDWLEKDFPYELVGTMTLNRNVDNFFAETESVGFNPGVLVPGIQPSEDKMLQGRLFSYSDTQRYRIGANYLQLPINAPKCPFSNNQRDGAMPFRQQMSRVNYEPNSFDSEPKEAPEFKEFDQPISGVAGKNAIEKTNNFGQAGEIYRSYDESTKQALIKNLLDQFSGIENRDIVGRAIANFHRADESLGHALAEGANVDVHQYL, from the coding sequence ATGAAAAAGCTAACAACTAACCAAGGTGTACCAATCGGCGATAATCAAAATTCCCGAACTGCGGGTGAACGTGGCCCAACACTTTTAGAGGATTATCAATTAATAGAAAAATTAGCACACTTTGACCGTGAACGTGTTCCTGAACGAGTTGTACATGCTCGTGGAGCTGCTGCCCACGGTACATTCGTCGTCAAAAACAGTATGAAAAAATATACAAGAGCTGCTTTCTTACAAAATGAAGGGCAAGAAACGCCAGTATTCACTCGATTCTCTACCGTCATTCACGGGCTTCACTCACCAGAAACTGCTCGAGATCCACGTGGATTCTCAGTAAAATTCTATACAGAAGAAGGCAACTATGATTTTGTTGGGAATAATTTGCCTGTATTCTTTATCCGGGATGCAATCAAGTTCCCTGATGTTATACACTCATTAAAACCAGATCCACGTACGAACCTTCAAGATGCTTCACGTCTTTTTGATTTCATGGGTCTCTCGCCTGAAACGACAAATATGCTCATTCACTTGTTTACAGATGAAGGAATCCCTCAAGATTACCGTCACATTCGTGGATCTTCTGTGCATTCATTCAAATGGATCAGCGAAGATGGCAAAACTACATATATAAAACTTCGTTGGGTTCCTAAACAGGGCATTAAAAACATGACAATTGAAGAAGCGGCAGAACAGCAAGGAAAAGATTTTAGTCATGCTACACGTGATTTGTACGAAGCAATTGAACGTGGTGACTATCCTGAGTGGGATTTATATGTTCAAACATTAAAACCAGAGGACATGGATAACTTTGATTTCGATCCACTAGATGCGACGAAGGATTGGCTAGAAAAAGATTTCCCTTATGAGTTGGTTGGTACGATGACATTAAACCGTAACGTGGATAACTTCTTTGCAGAGACAGAATCTGTTGGATTTAATCCTGGTGTACTTGTACCTGGTATACAACCATCTGAAGATAAAATGTTGCAAGGTCGTTTGTTCTCTTACTCAGATACACAACGCTACCGTATTGGTGCAAACTACTTACAGTTGCCAATCAATGCACCAAAATGTCCATTCTCAAATAACCAACGTGACGGCGCTATGCCATTTAGACAACAAATGTCTCGCGTAAACTACGAACCAAATAGTTTCGACTCAGAACCAAAAGAAGCGCCTGAATTCAAAGAATTTGATCAACCAATTTCAGGAGTTGCAGGTAAAAATGCAATCGAAAAAACAAATAACTTCGGTCAAGCTGGTGAAATTTATAGAAGTTATGATGAATCGACAAAACAAGCATTAATTAAAAACTTACTTGATCAGTTCTCTGGCATTGAAAATCGCGATATCGTAGGTCGAGCGATTGCAAACTTCCACCGCGCCGATGAATCGCTTGGGCATGCACTTGCCGAAGGTGCAAACGTAGACGTTCATCAATACTTGTAA
- a CDS encoding GNAT family N-acetyltransferase, which produces MNITYKRLSLLNFEDALALFNKGFEGYLIPMHLTMEQFVGRFGNEGLSVELSVVAFDGNTPIGFILQGIRENDGVKISWNGGTGIIPEYRGKGVGLHLMKEAERILVENEVAIATLEALSENEPAIKLYEKCGYEIQDKLVFLSGSGKLIDKLPELGEYELERFPAFLAIGSDLFPTLVPWQTAESVVPKVGGEVVNLLKDGEIRASCLIRKRGIYNNPSEGITLFQVTSGDEQHEVNILLAHALEYDQPVSRSTYNFMTGKGNVVSLLQESGFENTAISQVFMLKKY; this is translated from the coding sequence GTGAATATCACATATAAACGGTTATCATTGTTAAATTTTGAAGATGCACTTGCTTTGTTCAATAAAGGTTTTGAAGGATACCTAATCCCGATGCATTTAACAATGGAACAGTTTGTTGGACGCTTTGGCAACGAAGGATTGTCGGTGGAACTATCAGTTGTAGCTTTTGATGGAAACACACCAATTGGGTTTATTCTGCAAGGAATAAGAGAAAATGACGGAGTTAAAATTTCCTGGAATGGTGGTACGGGGATCATTCCTGAATATCGGGGCAAGGGCGTTGGACTTCACCTAATGAAAGAAGCGGAGCGCATTCTTGTGGAAAATGAAGTAGCCATTGCAACTTTAGAGGCTTTATCTGAAAACGAGCCTGCAATCAAATTATATGAAAAGTGTGGATACGAAATTCAGGATAAGCTTGTATTTTTATCTGGTTCCGGAAAACTAATCGACAAACTGCCTGAATTAGGAGAGTACGAATTAGAAAGATTTCCTGCGTTTCTAGCCATTGGATCAGATCTTTTTCCAACGCTCGTCCCGTGGCAAACAGCCGAGAGTGTTGTACCCAAAGTCGGTGGAGAAGTAGTGAATTTGTTAAAAGATGGGGAAATAAGAGCATCCTGTTTAATTCGAAAAAGAGGAATTTATAATAATCCTTCTGAAGGAATTACCTTATTCCAAGTGACTTCCGGAGACGAACAACATGAGGTTAACATTCTATTGGCACATGCACTTGAATATGATCAACCTGTTAGTCGATCTACATACAACTTTATGACGGGTAAAGGCAATGTGGTATCTTTACTACAGGAAAGTGGTTTTGAAAATACAGCAATTTCACAAGTCTTTATGCTCAAGAAATACTAA
- a CDS encoding STAS domain-containing protein, producing MTQSLELQQLKEKVKYYENIIKNMSAPVIPSVVPNTILIPIAGYMFKERFEMIQTKALQYAGTHRETERAIFDFTGVTVEDVASFDYNDLATEIYQLNNSLKLMGIRPIYVGFNPRFVREIVHAGIQVEIETYVNFRAALQRLLKENNQSLHSLG from the coding sequence ATGACTCAATCACTTGAATTGCAACAACTGAAAGAGAAAGTTAAATACTATGAAAATATTATCAAGAACATGTCTGCCCCAGTGATTCCTTCTGTCGTGCCAAATACAATATTGATTCCGATTGCCGGATATATGTTCAAAGAACGCTTTGAAATGATTCAAACCAAAGCACTTCAATATGCAGGAACCCATCGTGAGACCGAGCGAGCTATCTTTGATTTTACTGGAGTTACTGTAGAAGACGTTGCATCATTTGATTACAATGATTTGGCAACGGAAATTTACCAACTGAATAACTCACTTAAACTAATGGGTATTCGTCCGATTTATGTTGGTTTTAATCCTCGATTTGTCCGTGAAATTGTTCATGCTGGTATTCAAGTGGAAATCGAAACGTATGTAAATTTCCGTGCAGCTCTTCAACGTCTATTAAAAGAAAACAACCAATCGCTTCACTCCCTTGGGTGA
- a CDS encoding thioredoxin family protein has translation MKSITTTEQFNDVISSDNEVIVKFTAGWCPDCTRMDMFIDPIVEEYKQYTWYEVNRDELPEIAEKYDVMGIPSLLIYQDSEKKAHLHSANAKSPEQVTEFLQSQKG, from the coding sequence ATGAAATCTATTACAACAACTGAACAATTTAATGACGTTATTTCTTCTGATAATGAAGTCATCGTAAAATTCACTGCTGGATGGTGCCCTGATTGTACGCGCATGGACATGTTCATTGATCCAATCGTTGAAGAGTATAAACAATACACTTGGTACGAAGTAAATCGCGACGAACTTCCTGAAATTGCTGAAAAGTATGATGTTATGGGCATTCCAAGCTTGCTGATTTATCAGGATAGCGAAAAGAAAGCTCATTTGCACAGTGCAAATGCAAAATCACCTGAACAAGTAACTGAATTTTTGCAGAGTCAAAAAGGATAG
- a CDS encoding spore coat protein, producing the protein MNQQTVKNPQTPYVETPQLNDRDILNDALSTEKYLCNSYATAMHEASHDALYQIIFTQLRATSKQQRSLYDLMFKHGWYKLTPADPKEIQQATQQFQGYKQQLQ; encoded by the coding sequence ATGAATCAGCAAACAGTGAAAAATCCACAAACTCCTTATGTTGAAACACCGCAATTAAACGACCGCGACATCTTAAATGATGCCCTTTCTACTGAAAAATATTTATGTAATTCTTATGCAACGGCAATGCATGAGGCCAGCCATGATGCGCTATACCAAATCATTTTTACTCAATTGAGAGCTACATCCAAACAACAACGTAGCCTTTACGACTTAATGTTCAAGCATGGTTGGTATAAATTGACTCCGGCAGATCCTAAAGAAATCCAACAAGCGACACAACAATTCCAGGGATACAAGCAACAGCTTCAGTAA
- a CDS encoding 3-hydroxyacyl-CoA dehydrogenase NAD-binding domain-containing protein yields MTYQIKKAAVLGSGVMGSGIAAHLANIGIPTLLLDMVPRVLKEEDKNNSKARNQIAQGSLEKLLKQKPAPLASKKNLTLLTAGNLEDDLDKLKDVDWIIEVIVENLDIKKGLYEKIDAVRKPGTIVSSNTSGISINAMAEGRSEDFQKHFLGTHFFNPPRYLKLLEVIPAHHTLPEVVVFMQTFGEDRLGKGVVLAKDTPNFIANRIGTYGLLVTLREMLARGYSVGEVDSITGPVIGRPKSATFRTLDVVGLDTFGHVAKNVYDQTTGDEQKVFELPTLITNMLENGWLGAKSGQGFFLKKGKEILELNAETMEYEPVKKLKTPSLEMAKQQKGLAAKVKTLTYAKDRTGELLWSILAPTLSYSAKLHGEIADDIVAIDNAMKWGFGWEQGPFEVWDAIGVKESTEKMVAEGLEIPTFTQSLLDQGFDSFYKEDNGDLYFFNGEGYSLVPTNEKVINLKRYKKKHGVIKKNSGASLIDLGDGIALLEFHSQSNAIGLDIIQMINFAVDEVEKTFKGLVIGNQGKNFCVGANLGMILMEAQDDNIFELDFVVRSFQNAMMKIKYCSKPVVAAPFGMTLGGGAEACLPAAHIQASHETYMGLVEVGVGLIPGGGGNKELYMKHLKGLPTGVHVDYQYVANKVFETIAMAKVSTSAEEARENNFLNFADGISVNADHLIYDAKQVALSLYENNYKAPLREKVPVTGESGYATLLLGAEGMFLSGFISDHDLKIAKKLAYVLAGGKVPYGTLVDEQYLLDLEREAFLSLVAEPKSQARMQHMLVKGKPLRN; encoded by the coding sequence GTGACTTATCAAATTAAAAAGGCTGCTGTTCTGGGTTCTGGCGTTATGGGTTCAGGAATCGCTGCTCACTTAGCAAATATCGGAATTCCAACTTTATTGCTTGACATGGTACCTCGAGTTTTAAAAGAAGAGGACAAAAATAATTCAAAAGCTCGTAATCAAATAGCCCAAGGTTCACTAGAGAAACTTTTAAAACAAAAGCCCGCACCCCTAGCGTCAAAGAAAAATCTTACATTATTGACAGCAGGAAATCTCGAAGACGACTTGGATAAATTAAAAGATGTCGACTGGATTATCGAAGTTATTGTAGAAAATCTGGATATTAAAAAAGGTCTTTACGAGAAAATTGACGCGGTTCGTAAGCCAGGCACAATTGTCAGTTCTAATACTTCCGGCATTAGCATCAATGCAATGGCTGAAGGACGAAGTGAAGATTTTCAAAAGCACTTCCTTGGCACTCATTTCTTCAATCCGCCACGTTATTTAAAACTGTTGGAAGTTATACCAGCTCATCATACGCTCCCGGAAGTTGTAGTATTCATGCAAACATTCGGTGAGGATCGTTTAGGAAAAGGTGTTGTTCTTGCGAAAGACACACCAAACTTTATTGCGAACCGCATTGGTACGTATGGCCTTCTTGTGACACTTCGTGAAATGCTGGCAAGAGGCTACTCGGTTGGTGAAGTGGATTCCATTACGGGTCCTGTCATTGGTCGTCCGAAATCGGCGACGTTCCGTACGCTTGATGTGGTCGGGTTGGATACTTTTGGTCACGTCGCAAAAAACGTTTACGACCAGACTACAGGTGACGAACAAAAAGTGTTCGAATTGCCGACCTTGATTACTAATATGCTTGAAAACGGCTGGTTAGGTGCAAAATCAGGTCAAGGATTTTTCCTGAAAAAAGGTAAAGAAATTCTTGAATTGAATGCTGAAACGATGGAGTACGAACCAGTGAAGAAGCTGAAAACCCCTTCATTGGAAATGGCGAAGCAACAAAAAGGTCTTGCAGCTAAAGTGAAAACATTAACTTATGCTAAAGATCGCACGGGAGAATTACTGTGGAGCATTTTAGCACCTACATTGTCCTATTCCGCAAAACTACATGGAGAAATTGCAGATGATATCGTGGCAATCGATAATGCGATGAAGTGGGGGTTTGGATGGGAACAAGGACCATTTGAAGTATGGGATGCCATCGGCGTAAAAGAGTCCACTGAAAAAATGGTAGCGGAAGGGTTGGAAATTCCAACTTTCACACAAAGCTTACTTGATCAAGGATTCGATTCCTTCTATAAAGAAGACAATGGAGATTTGTATTTCTTCAATGGTGAGGGTTATTCATTGGTTCCAACGAATGAAAAAGTAATTAACTTAAAACGTTACAAGAAAAAACATGGCGTAATCAAGAAAAATTCAGGTGCCAGTTTAATAGATTTAGGAGATGGGATTGCTTTACTGGAGTTCCATTCACAATCAAATGCAATCGGGCTCGATATTATCCAAATGATTAACTTTGCAGTTGATGAAGTAGAGAAAACCTTTAAAGGTCTTGTGATTGGTAACCAGGGGAAAAACTTCTGTGTAGGCGCAAACCTTGGCATGATTCTTATGGAGGCCCAGGACGACAATATTTTTGAACTGGATTTCGTCGTGCGTTCGTTCCAAAACGCCATGATGAAAATAAAGTATTGTTCGAAACCTGTAGTGGCAGCTCCATTCGGCATGACGCTTGGTGGCGGGGCGGAAGCATGTCTGCCAGCTGCACACATTCAAGCATCTCATGAAACATATATGGGATTAGTTGAGGTGGGAGTGGGACTCATTCCTGGAGGCGGCGGAAATAAAGAATTGTATATGAAACACTTAAAAGGCTTGCCAACGGGTGTTCATGTCGATTATCAGTACGTGGCAAACAAAGTGTTTGAAACAATTGCCATGGCAAAAGTATCGACATCTGCCGAAGAAGCACGTGAAAATAACTTCCTGAACTTTGCAGACGGTATCAGTGTAAATGCTGATCACTTAATCTATGATGCGAAACAAGTTGCACTTTCGCTATATGAAAACAACTACAAAGCACCTCTTCGTGAAAAAGTACCAGTAACCGGCGAGTCAGGATATGCAACGCTGTTACTTGGAGCTGAAGGAATGTTCCTTTCAGGTTTCATCAGCGATCATGATTTAAAAATTGCGAAGAAATTAGCCTACGTGCTAGCAGGAGGAAAAGTGCCTTACGGTACTTTGGTCGATGAACAATATTTACTCGATTTAGAACGTGAAGCATTTTTAAGTTTAGTAGCTGAACCAAAATCTCAAGCGAGAATGCAGCACATGTTAGTGAAAGGAAAGCCACTTCGTAACTAA
- a CDS encoding acetyl-CoA C-acetyltransferase, protein MREAVIVAGARTPVGKAKKGSLATVRPDDFGALVVKETLKRAGGYDGPIDDLILGCAMPEAEQGMNVARNIGALAGLSDTTPAITINRFCSSGLQSIAYAAERIMLGHSEAIIAGGVESMSMVPMMGNTIRPNATLAETAPQYYMGMGHTAEQVAMKFGITREDQDAFAVRSHELADAAIAAGKYKTEIVPVEVLKRYIDENNKPQEKKIMFEMDEGVRVGTNMETLAKLRPVFNARGTVTAGNASQTSDGAGAVLVMDREVAEAQGLKPLAKFRSFAVGGVPPEVMGIGPIVAIPKALKLAGLSIEDIDLWELNEAFASQSIQVIRHLGIDINKVNVNGGAIALGHPLGATGSILTLKMIHELKRQGKQFGVVTMCIGGGMGAAGVFEIL, encoded by the coding sequence ATGCGCGAAGCAGTTATTGTAGCAGGTGCCAGAACACCTGTAGGGAAAGCGAAAAAAGGCTCCCTTGCAACAGTGAGACCAGATGACTTTGGTGCATTGGTTGTAAAAGAAACGTTAAAAAGAGCGGGCGGTTATGATGGTCCGATTGACGATTTGATTTTAGGCTGTGCAATGCCTGAAGCGGAACAGGGGATGAACGTTGCCCGTAATATAGGTGCACTGGCAGGACTTTCAGATACAACACCAGCGATTACTATCAACCGCTTCTGTTCTTCAGGTCTGCAATCAATCGCTTATGCAGCAGAACGCATTATGCTTGGTCACTCTGAAGCAATCATTGCAGGTGGTGTTGAATCGATGAGTATGGTTCCGATGATGGGAAATACAATTCGTCCTAACGCAACACTTGCAGAAACAGCACCTCAATACTATATGGGGATGGGGCATACTGCTGAACAAGTGGCAATGAAGTTTGGCATTACCCGCGAAGACCAGGATGCTTTTGCTGTACGCTCACATGAGCTTGCAGATGCAGCCATCGCGGCAGGTAAATACAAAACAGAAATTGTACCAGTAGAAGTTCTGAAAAGATATATTGATGAAAATAACAAACCACAAGAAAAGAAAATCATGTTCGAAATGGATGAAGGCGTTCGTGTTGGGACGAACATGGAGACTCTGGCAAAACTTCGTCCGGTATTCAACGCACGTGGCACTGTAACAGCAGGAAATGCATCTCAAACGTCTGACGGTGCAGGTGCTGTGCTTGTCATGGATCGTGAAGTAGCTGAAGCGCAAGGACTAAAACCACTAGCTAAATTCCGTTCATTTGCGGTTGGTGGGGTTCCACCAGAAGTAATGGGAATTGGACCGATTGTAGCGATTCCAAAAGCGTTGAAGCTAGCGGGTCTTTCAATCGAAGACATTGATTTATGGGAATTGAACGAAGCATTCGCATCGCAATCGATTCAAGTAATTCGTCATTTAGGAATCGACATCAATAAAGTGAATGTCAATGGTGGTGCCATAGCACTTGGACATCCACTTGGTGCTACAGGTTCGATTTTAACGTTGAAAATGATTCATGAATTAAAACGTCAAGGCAAGCAATTTGGTGTTGTCACGATGTGTATCGGCGGAGGCATGGGTGCAGCTGGCGTATTTGAGATTCTTTAA
- a CDS encoding acyl-CoA dehydrogenase family protein, with translation MTKTIANVIKGGSFLVEDVALDRVFTPEDFTDEHKMIAKTTEDYVTHEVVPVIENLEHHEFEHSVRLLKSAGDLGLLGADVPEEYGGLALDKVSSALIAEKMSRAGGFSITHGAHVGIGSLPIVLFGNEEQKQKYLPKLATGELIAAYALTEPGSGSDALGAKTSAKLNAEGTHYVLNGEKQWITNAGFADVFVVYAKIDGEQFSAFIVEREFSGVSVGAEEKKMGIKSSSTRTLILQDAQVPVENLLGEVGRGHVIAFNILNIGRYKLGVGTVGASKRAFELAVAYSNQRQQFKTPISSFNLTKEKLSTMASKLYASESLIYRTVGYFEDRMSQLSPEEQKDGKAIAASIAEYAIECSINKVFGTEVLDYIADEAVQLHGGYGFMQEYEVERIYRDSRINRIFEGTNEINRLLVPGTFLRKAMKGELPLLQKAQALQSELLMMMPEEIEDAPLAQEKVLVQNAKKIGLLAAGLAAQRYGTKLETEQEVLANIADIVSNLFAMESAVLRTEKAIQRDGVDKANQKLLYTQIFCQEAFECIEKDAKETLIAAVEGDNLRMMLSALRKLTRSTPYNVIAKKREASVKLIDAEKYVV, from the coding sequence ATGACGAAGACGATTGCAAATGTAATTAAAGGCGGAAGCTTTTTAGTGGAAGATGTAGCACTTGATCGCGTCTTTACACCGGAAGACTTTACAGATGAACATAAAATGATTGCTAAAACAACAGAGGATTATGTTACACATGAAGTGGTGCCAGTCATTGAAAACTTGGAACATCATGAGTTTGAGCATTCTGTAAGACTATTAAAATCAGCTGGTGACTTAGGTTTACTAGGTGCAGACGTGCCTGAAGAATACGGCGGTCTGGCATTGGATAAAGTTTCATCTGCACTGATTGCAGAGAAAATGTCGCGTGCAGGTGGTTTCTCCATTACTCACGGTGCACACGTTGGAATTGGATCATTACCAATTGTACTTTTTGGGAATGAAGAGCAAAAACAAAAATATTTGCCTAAACTCGCCACTGGCGAACTAATTGCCGCTTACGCGCTAACAGAGCCAGGTTCAGGTTCGGATGCTTTAGGTGCTAAAACTTCTGCCAAGTTAAATGCAGAAGGTACGCACTATGTATTAAATGGCGAGAAACAATGGATTACAAACGCTGGTTTTGCGGATGTATTTGTTGTGTATGCAAAAATTGACGGAGAACAATTCTCTGCTTTTATCGTAGAACGTGAATTCTCAGGCGTTTCAGTAGGCGCGGAAGAGAAGAAAATGGGGATTAAATCTTCTTCGACACGTACATTAATTTTACAGGATGCACAAGTGCCGGTTGAAAACTTACTTGGGGAAGTTGGCCGTGGCCACGTTATTGCATTCAATATCTTGAATATTGGTCGTTACAAATTGGGAGTGGGTACAGTTGGTGCATCCAAACGTGCTTTTGAATTGGCTGTTGCCTATTCGAACCAACGTCAACAATTTAAAACACCGATTTCTTCTTTCAACTTAACAAAAGAAAAGCTTTCAACAATGGCATCCAAATTATATGCTTCGGAAAGTTTGATTTATCGCACAGTTGGTTACTTTGAAGACCGCATGAGTCAATTGAGTCCTGAAGAGCAAAAAGATGGCAAAGCTATCGCTGCTTCTATTGCGGAATATGCTATTGAATGTTCAATCAACAAAGTGTTCGGCACAGAAGTATTGGATTATATTGCGGATGAAGCAGTTCAGTTGCATGGCGGTTACGGCTTCATGCAAGAGTATGAAGTAGAGCGCATCTATCGTGACTCCCGCATTAACCGTATTTTCGAAGGCACAAATGAAATCAATCGTTTGCTGGTACCTGGTACGTTCTTGCGTAAAGCTATGAAAGGTGAACTTCCACTTCTTCAAAAAGCACAAGCGCTTCAATCAGAATTGTTAATGATGATGCCAGAAGAAATTGAAGATGCACCATTAGCTCAAGAAAAAGTATTGGTGCAAAATGCTAAAAAAATCGGCTTGCTAGCTGCAGGTTTAGCGGCTCAACGTTACGGTACAAAACTTGAAACTGAACAAGAAGTATTGGCAAACATTGCGGACATCGTGAGCAATCTATTCGCAATGGAATCAGCTGTTCTGCGTACAGAGAAAGCAATCCAGCGTGACGGTGTTGATAAAGCGAACCAAAAACTTCTATACACTCAAATCTTCTGTCAGGAAGCTTTTGAATGTATCGAAAAAGATGCGAAAGAAACATTGATTGCTGCAGTTGAAGGCGATAACTTACGCATGATGCTTTCTGCACTGCGTAAATTGACTCGCTCTACTCCTTATAATGTAATTGCCAAAAAACGTGAAGCTTCGGTTAAATTGATTGACGCTGAGAAATACGTAGTTTAA